The window AGGAACTGCTGACACAGGTTTCAGAAGTAAGTCGGATTTCCAAAGTAGTCTATTCTGACGGCAGCCTAGTAGCAGAGGTTAATTCGGACTTGCTTCGTGTACCAGTTGGGGCTGGTGATGTATCGGACTACCTCAAGCAAGCAGTTATTGCAACAGAGGATGAAACTTTTGAAAGTCATAACGGAGTTGTGCCAAAAGCTGTTTTGCGTGCGGCACTAGGTTCAGTTGGCTTTGGGTCATCCAGTGGTGGCTCTACTTTGACCCAGCAGCTTATTAAACAGCAGTTGGTCGGAGATGCACCGACTTTTACTCGAAAGGCGAATGAAATTATTTCAGCTTTAGCCCTGGAACGCAATATGACCAAGGAAGAAATTTTAACCATTTATTTGAATGTTTCGCCGTTTGGTCGAAACAATCAAGGTCGAAATATTGCGGGAGCAGAAGCTGCCGCTCAAGGAATTTTTGGCAAACCTGCCAGTGAGTTGACAGTTCCACAGGCAGCCTTTATTGCAGGTCTACCGCAAAGTCCAATTGTCTATTCTCCATATGCTTCCGATGGTACTCGTAAGTCGGATGAGGATATGGTTTACGGTATCGAACGTTATCAAGATGTTCTTTTCAATATGTATCGTGCTTCGTTCTTGACCAAGGAAGAATATGAAACCTATAAGGCTTACGATATTAAGCAGGACTTCATTGCTCCAGCGCCTGTGACAGCTGATACTAAAGATTATCTCTATTATGAGGTGATGGAAGAGGCTCAGCAAGTCATGTTTGACTACTTGGTGAAACGTGATAAGGTTTCTGATAATGACTTGAAGAACGATGCAACAAGGAGTTCCTATGAGGAGTTGGCTAAGCAGGAGCTTAGTCAAGGTGGCTATACCATTAAGAGTACAGTTGATAAGGGTATTTATGATACCATGCAGTCAGTTGTTGCCAATTACGGTTCAGTATTGGATAATGGAAATGTGTACGTTGAAACAGGTAGTGTGCTGATTGACAATTCCACAGGAGCTATTCTAGGTTTCGTTGGTGGTCGGGATTATGCGACTAACCAAAACAACCATGCCTTTGATACCCTGCGTTCGCCTGCTTCGACCATTAAACCTTTATTGGCTTATGGGATCGCTATTGACCAAGGTTTAATCGGTTCAGCAAGTATTTTGTCAGATTATCCAACCAATTTCTCAAGTGGCCAACCAATCATGTATGGAACCAGTCGAGGTTCGGGCATGATGAACTTGCAGACGGCAATTGATAGATCTGTAAACATTTCGGCATTCTGGACTTATAAGATGATTCAAAATGCAGGAGTTGATGCCAAAGCCTACATGGAGAAGATGAACTATCATATTCCTATGTATGATATTGAAAGTGTGCCACTCGGTGGTGGCGTTGAAATTTCGGTTTTGACCAATACCAATGCCTATCAGACCTTAGCTAATGGTGGTGTCTATCACAAACACTATATTGTTGAGAATATTACGGCTGCGGATGGAACGGTTGTTTACCAGCATGAGGCAGCTCCTGTTCAAGTCTATTCCAAGGCCACCGCAAGCATCATGAACCAACTCTTGCGCCAAGTAGTGAATTCGGGCTATACAACGACCTTCAAGAATCGGTTGAGTGGCTTAAATCCTCAGGCAGCAGCTTCGGACTTTGTCGGTAAAACGGGAACAAGTAACGAGGTAAATGACGTCTGGCTCATGTTATCAACTCCAAAAGTAACTCTGGGGACTTGGGCTGGAAATGATGATAACTCAGAAATGTATGTTTGGACAGGCTATCACAACAATTCGCAATATGTCGCTCATATGGTTAATGCGCTCTATAATGTGAATGCAGATATGTTTGCAGGTCGCTTTGAGTTGGATGGTAGCGTGATTGCTTCGAATGTTGTTGCCTCTACAGGTCAACGTGCAGGAGCAACGCAAGTAAACGGACGTCAGGTCATGATTGGTGGTGCGACGACTACTAGTTATTGGGCTAAAAATGGCGCTCCTGTTACGAGCTACAACTTTATGGTCGGTGGTACAGATAGCGATCGGGCACAGGCTTGGAATAGTATTTTTGGTTCGCAAACATCTTCTTCAAATACGAGTCAAGGTACTAGTTCTAGCCGTTCTAGTAGTTCTAGTTCATCATCGGTAAATACGGAAACATCGACTGAAACCTCTACAAGTAGTCAAGATAATAATGATTAACCTTGCTTTTTATTATAAAATGTGATATAATTCTGTAAATAATTTGTCGTGTGTCTTGATTGAAATCTTGTCCAATCAAGACTTGCAGCAGTTAAATCAAACTTTTAAAAGGAAGATTTAGCTGCTCTTTTTGTGTCTATGAGGTCTCTTTTTAAGAAATGTTACTTACTCTTAAAGATTCTAAATATTCAGAAAAAGGATGAATAATGGTCATTTGCTGACTGTATATAATTGAACTCGCCTACAACTCTGTGAAAAAAGATAAACAGCTCCTAGGAGGCTTGCCTCCGTCGTCGTGTTTCCTATTTTTCTTTGAGTTGTTTACGGCTTAGTATCTTTAATTGAACTCGACCTAAAACCTGTGTGAAAAAGATAGAGCTCCTTGTGTCTGGTGACACGGCGTCACTCTCCTATTTTCACTTTGGTTTTCACGGTCTCGTATCTTATTACAAAGGAGAAAACTTTTGGCAGGACATGAAGTTCAGTACGGTAAACACCGTACCCGTCGTAGTTTTTCAAGAATCAAGGAAGTTCTTGATTTACCAAATTTGATTGAAATCCAAACGGATTCATTTAAAGATTTTCTTGACTATGGTTTGAAAGAAGTCTTTGAAGATGTACTTCCGGTTTCGAACTTTACAGAAACCATGGAATTGGAATTTGTGGGTTATGAGTTGAAGCAACCCAAATACACTTTGGAAGAGGCGCGTGCACACGATGCAAACTACTCAGCTCCAATTTATGTAACCTTCCGTCTGGTGAATAAAGAAACTGGCGAGATTAAGACTCAAGAAGTATTCTTCGGTGAGTTTCCAATCATGACTGAAATGGGTACCTTTATCATCAACGGTGCAGAGCGTATCATCGTTTCTCAGTTGGTTCGTTCACCAGGTGTTTATTTCAACGATAAAGTTGATAAGAACGGTAAGGTTGGTTATGGTTCAACGGTAATCCCTAACCGTGGTGCTTGGTTGGAATTGGAAACGGACTCAAAAGATATTGCCTATACTCGTATCGACCGTACGCGTAAAATTCCATTTACAACGCTTGTACGTGCGCTTGGTTTCTCAGGCGATGATGAAATCTTTGATATCTTTGGTGATAGTGAGTTGGTTCGCAACACCATTGAAAAAGATGTTCACAAAAATACGGCAGATTCTCGTACAGATGAAGCTCTCAAGGAAATCTATGAGCGTCTTCGTCCAGGTGAACCAAAGACAGCTGAAAGCTCTCGTAGCCTTTTGACTGCTCGTTTCTTTGACCCACGTCGATATGATTTGGCACCAGTTGGTCGTTACAAGATCAATAAGAAACTCAACCTCCGTACTCGTTTGCTCAACCAAACACTTGCTGAGCATGTCATTAACGGTGAAACAGGCGAAATCGTTTTGGAAGCGGGTACTGTCTTGAGCCGTGATGTGCTTGAAAAAGTAGAAGCACAATTTGATGAACTCAACTTGGTAGAGTATATTCCAAATGATAATGCTGTTCTTCTTGAGCCAGTTCTCTTGCAGAAGTTTAAGATTGTTGCACCAAAAGATCCAGACCGTGTTGTAACAGTTATTGGTAATGCTAATCCGGCGGAAAATGTGCGTATTGTTACACCAGCAGATATCTTGGCTGAGATGAGCTACTTCCTCAACTTGGCGGAGGGTCTTGGTCGCGTAGACGATATCGACCACTTGGGTAACCGTCGTATTCGTGCCGTTGGTGAATTGCTTGCTAACCAAGTCCGTATCGGTTTGACCCGTATGGAGCGTAACTTACGTGAGCGTATGTCTGTTCAAGACAATGAAGTATTGACGCCACAACAAATCATCAATATCCGTCCTGTTACAGCCGCAATCAAAGAATTCTTTGGTTCATCCCAGTTGTCACAGTTCATGGACCAACACAACCCACTTTCTGAGTTGTCGCACAAACGCCGTTTGTCAGCCTTGGGACCTGGTGGTTTGACCCGTGACCGTGCAGGCTATGAAGTTCGAGACGTTCACTACACTCACTATGGTCGTATGTGTCCGATTGAAACGCCTGAAGGACCTAACATCGGTTTGATCAACAACTTGTCTTCTTATGGTCACCTCAACAAGTATGGTTTCATCCAAACACCATACCGCAAGATTGACCGTGCAACTGGTACAGTAACGAACGAAATCGTTTGGTTGACTGCCGATGAAGAAGATGCTTATATCGTGGCTCAATCGACTTCACCACTCGATGAAAACAACCGTTTTGTTGATAAAATCGTTATGGGACGTCACCAAGGTAATAACCAAGAGTTCCCAGCAGATTCAGCAGACTTCATGGACGTTTCTCCTAAGCAGGTAGTTGCCGTTGCGACAGCATGTATTCCTTTCTTGGAAAACGATGACTCCAACCGTGCCCTCATGGGTGCCAACATGCAACGTCAGGCTGTTCCATTGATTGATCCAAAAGCACCTTACGTTGGTACAGGTATGGAATACCAGGCTGCCCATGACTCAGGTGCGGCAGTTATTGCCCAACATGATGGTAAGGTTGTTTACGCAGATGCGGACAAGGTAGAAGTACGTCGTGAAGATGGTTCCTTGGATGTTTACAGCATTCAGAAATTCCGTCGTTCAAACTCAGGTACTGCCTACAACCAACGTACCCTTGTGAAATTGGGTGATGTCGTTGAAAAAGGTGACTTCATCGCAGATGGTCCTTCTATGGAACGTGGGGAAATGGCTCTTGGTCAAAACCCTATCGTTGCCTACATGACTTGGGAAGGTTACAACTTCGAGGATGCGGTTATCATGTCTGAACGCCTAGTGAAAGACGATGTTTATACATCTGTTCACTTGGAAGAATATGAATCAGAAACACGTGATACCAAGTTAGGCCCTGAAGAAATCACACGCGAAATTCCAAACGTTGGTGAAGATGCCCTTCGCAACTTGGACGAAATGGGGATTATCCGTATTGGTGCCGAAGTTAAAGAGGGCGACATTCTTGTTGGTAAAGTCACACCAAAAGGTGAAAAAGATCTTTCTGCTGAAGAGCGCCTCTTGCACGCCATCTTCGGTGACAAGTCACGTGAAGTTCGTGATACCTCTCTTCGTGTACCACACGGTGCCGATGGTGTCGTTCGTGATGTGAAAATCTTTACTCGTGCCAACGGTGATGAATTGCAATCAGGTGTTAACATGTTAGTTCGTGTTTACATCGCTCAAAAACGTAAGATTAAGGTCGGAGATAAGATGGCCGGTCGTCACGGTAACAAGGGTGTCGTTTCACGTATTGTACCTGTTGAGGATATGCCGTATCTTCCAGACGGAACACCAGTTGACATCATGTTGAACCCACTCGGGGTGCCATCACGTATGAACATCGGTCAGGTTATGGAACTTCACTTGGGTATGGCTGCACGTAACCTGGGCATCCATATCGCAACACCAGTTTTCGATGGTGCAAGTTCAGAAGACCTCTGGTCAACTGTTAAAGAAGCAGGTATGGACTCAGATGCCAAGACCATTCTTTACGATGGCCGTACCGGTGAGCCATTTGATAACCGTGTATCTGTCGGTGTCATGTACATGATCAAGCTTCACCACATGGTTGATGATAAACTTCATGCCCGCTCAGTCGGACCATACTCACTCGTTACCCAACAGCCACTCGGAGGTAAGGCTCAGTTTGGTGGTCAGCGTTTCGGTGAGATGGAGGTTTGGGCCCTTGAAGCCTACGGTGCTTCAAACGTCCTTCAAGAAATCTTGACTTACAAGTCAGATGATGTGACAGGCCGTCTGAAAGCCTATGAAGCCATCACCAAAGGTAAACCAATTCCAAAACCAGGTGTTCCAGAATCATTCCGCGTTCTTGTCAAAGAATTGCAATCACTTGGTTTGGATATGCGTGTCCTTGATGAAGATAACAATGAAGTAGAATTGCGTGACCTTGATGAAGGTGAAGATGATGACATCATCCACGTAGATGATCTTGAAAAAGCACGTGCAAAAGCAGCAGCTGACGCAGCGGCAGCCTTTGCAGCGGAAGAAGCGGAAGACAAAGAGTAATTCAAATGGATGGAACAAGTGGTCCAAATCTCAGAACGGAAAGGGATGAGGACCAACGGTCTTCCTCTATTTGCTTGATGAAAGAATAGCTTATCAGCTACTTATTCTGCTGTTTATTGTTCAAGAATTTGAGGTTTGGGAATCCAGCCTCTCACAAGAAAAGAAAGGGATTATTAGTGGTTGACGTAAATCGATTTAAAAGTATGCAAATCACGTTAGCTTCACCAAGTAAGGTTCGTTCATGGTCTTACGGTGAGGTTAAAAAACCTGAAACAATCAATTATCGTACACTCAAACCAGAACGTGATGGACTTTTTGACGAAGTCATCTTTGGTCCAACAAAAGACTGGGAGTGTTCATGTGGTAAATACAAGCGTATCCGTTATAAAGGGATCACTTGTGACCGCTGTGGTGTGGAAGTAACTCGTGCAAAAGTCCGTCGTGAGCGTATGGGACACATTGAGTTGAAAGCACCAATTTCACACATTTGGTATTTCAAAGGTATTCCAAGCCGCATGGGCTTGACCTTGGATATGAGCCCTCGTGCGCTTGAAGAAGTTATTTACTTCGCAGCCTACGTGGTCATTGATCCAAAAGATACAGACCTTGTGCACAAGTCAATCATGACTGAGCGCGAATACCGCGAGCGTTTGCGTGAACATGGATATGGCTCATTTGTTGCTAAAATGGGTGCAGAAGCCATTCAAGACCTCTTGAAGCAAGTTGATCTTCCAAAAGAAATCGCAGCTTTGAAAGAAGAATTGAAAACTGCTACAGGACAAAAACGGATCAAGGCTGTACGTCGTTTGGATGTACTCGATGCCTTCTATAAATCTGGAAATAAACCTGAGTGGATGATTCTTAACATCCTTCCAGTTATTCCACCAGATTTGCGCCCGATGGTTCAGTTGGACGGTGGCCGTTTTGCTGCATCTGACTTGAACGAACTCTACCGCCGCGTTATCAACCGGAACAACCGTTTGGCACGCCTCTTGGAACTGAACGCTCCAGGTATCATCGTACAAAACGAAAAACGGATGCTTCAAGAAGCTGTGGATGCTTTGATTGACAACGGTCGTCGTGGTCGTCCAATTACAGGACCAGGTAGCCGTCCACTTAAATCACTCAGCCACATGCTTAAAGGTAAGCAAGGACGTTTCCGTCAAAACTTGCTTGGTAAGCGTGTTGACTTCTCAGGACGTTCCGTTATCGCCGTTGGTCCAACGCTTAAAATGTACCAATGTGGTGTGCCACGTGAAATGGCGATTGAGCTCTTCAAACCGTTTGTGATGCGTGAAATCGTTGCCCGTGAGATTGCAGGTAACGTGAAAGCAGCTAAACGCTTGATTGAACGTGGAGATGATCGCATTTGGGACATCTTGGAAGAAGTGATTAAAGAACACCCAGTTCTTTTGAACCGCGCACCTACCCTTCACCGTTTGGGTATCCAGGCCTTTGAGCCAGTTCTGATTGACGGTAAAGCCCTTCGTTTGCACCCGCTTGTCTGTGAAGCCTACAACGCCGACTTTGACGGTGACCAGATGGCCATTCACGTTCCATTGTCAGAAGAAGCGCAAGCAGAAGCACGTATCCTTATGCTCGCGGCAGAACACATCCTTAACCCTAAAGATGGTAAACCAGTCGTAACACCATCTCAGGATATGGTTTTGGGTAACTACTACTTGACCATGGAAGATGCAGGTCGTGAAGGCGAAGGTATGGTCTTCAAGGATGCGGATGAGGCTGTTATGGCTTACCGCAATGGCTATGTTCACTTGCATACCCGTGTTGGTATCGCAACGGATAGCTTGCACAAGCCATGGAAAGACAACCAAAAGCACAAGATTATGATGACAACTGTCGGAAAAATCTTGTTTAACGCGATTATGCCTGAAGGACTTCCTTACTTGCAAGAGCCAAACAACGCTAACTTGACAGAAGGAACTCCTGATAAATACTTCTTGGAACCAGGATCAGATATCAAGGCTGCTATTGCAGAATTGCCAATCAACCCACCATTCAAGAAGAAAAATCTTGGTAACATCATCGCTGAAATCTTCAAGCGTTTCCGTACAACTGAAACATCAGCCCTTCTTGACCGTTTGAAAGACTTGGGTTACTATCACTCAACACTTGCTGGTTTGACAGTGGGTATTGCCGATATTCCAGTCATCGACAACAAGGCTGAAATCATTGAAGAATCTCACGAACGTGTCGAACAAATCAAGAAACAATTCCGTCGTGGTATGATTACAGACGATGAGCGTTATGCAGCTGTTACAGATGAGTGGCGTTCAGCTAAGGAAAAATTGGAAAAACGCCTGGTTGAAAAACAAGATCCTAAGAACCCAATCGTTATGATGATGGACTCTGGTGCCCGTGGTAACATCTCCAACTTCTCCCAGTTGGCCGGTATGCGTGGTCTGATGTCAGCTCCGAACGGACGTATCATGGAATTGCCGATCTTGTCTAACTTCCGTGAAGGTCTTTCGGTATTGGAAATGTTCTTCTCAACTCACGGTGCCCGTAAGGGTATGACGGATACGGCTTTGAAGACAGCCGACTCAGGTTATCTGACTCGTCGTTTGGTTGACGTTGCCCAAGACGTTATTATCCGTGAAGACGACTGTGGAACAGACCGTGGTCTTGACATCCGTTCTATCACAGATGGCAAGGAAATGATCGAGCCACTTGAAGAGCGTTTGCAAGGTCGTTACACTAAGAAAACTGTTAAACACCCTGAAACTGGTGCAGTCATCATTGGTCCAAATCAATTGATTACCGAAGACATTGCTCGTGAAATTGTCAATGCCGGTGTTGAACAAGTCACTATCCGTAGCGTATTTACATGTAACACCCGTCACGGTGTCTGCCGTCATTGTTACGGTATCAACTTGGCAACAGGTGATGCAGTTGAAGTGGGTGAAGCAGTTGGTACAATTGCAGCTCAATCAATCGGTGAGCCTGGTACACAGCTTACAATGCGTACCTTCCACACGGGTGGTGTAGCCTCAAACAGCGATATCACGCAGGGTCTTCCTCGTGTCCAAGAGATCTTTGAAGCCCGCAATCCGAAAGGGGAAGCGGTTATCACTGAGATCAAAGGTGAAGTTACAGCCATCGAAGAAGATGCTTCTACTCGTACCAAGAAAGTCTTTGTTAAAGGTAAAACTGGCGAAGGCGAATATGTGGTTCCATTTACAGCCCGTATGAAGGTTGAAGTTGGTGACCAAGTTGCGCGTGGAGCAGCTCTTACCGAAGGTTCTATCCAACCCAAACGCTTGCTGGAAGTCCGTGATGTCTTGGCGGTTGAAACTTACCTTCTTTCTGAGGTTCAAAAAGTTTACCGTAGCCAGGGTGTAGAAATCGGCGACAAGCACATTGAGGTAATGGTTCGTCAGATGCTTCGTAAAGTTCGTGTCATGGATCCAGGTGACACAGATCTTCTCATGGGTACCCTCATGGATATTACCGACTTTACAGATGCCAATGCGGAAGTGGTTATTGCAGGTGGTATTCCGGCAACAGCTCGTCCAGTTCTTATGGGTATCACAAAAGCGTCTCTTGAAACCAACTCATTCTTGTCTGCCGCATCCTTCCAGGAAACAACTCGTGTCCTTACAGATGCTGCTATCCGTGGTAAACGTGATAACCTTCTTGGTCTTAAAGAGAACGTTATTATTGGTAAGATTATCCCAGCAGGTACAGGTATGGCCCGCTACCGTAATCTTGAGCCACAGGCTATTAATGAAGTTGAAATCATTGAAGACACAGTGGCTGAAGAGCTTGCTGCAGAAGCAAATCTTGAAACTGTAAGTGAATAATATTTTATGCACATCTCTAGATTTCTAGAGATGTGTTTTTTGCTATTTGGAAATAAAGCGCATACATAATTTGATCAGTAATTAACAAGCAGAATACTTTCTATACGATTTTATATTCGATATAATGAGTGTGAAAAAGGAAGTGTGTGCTTATGTATCAGGTAATAAAATTATATGGAGATTATGAACCCTGGTGGTTCTTGGATGGTTGGGAAGAAGACATTGTCAGTAAGGATGTCTTTAGTCGTTATGAGGATGCCTATACTGCCTTTCAAAAAGAATGGGTACGTTTGTCAGAAAAATTCCCTAAGAAGCAGAGTAAAAATGGAACCCTGGTGGCTTTTTGGGATGAATCAGACCAGCATTGGTGTGAGGAATGTGATGAGTATTTACAGCGTTATCATTCGCTCATGCTAGTAGAAGCTAAGGAAAATTTACCTGCTGGTTTTGTCAAGTCGCAGACACCCCCTCGTTTGCGTACTTGTAGGCTGAAACAAGACAAATGTATGAACCATGAAGAAAAGGATTGACATTGGAATGTCAATCCTTTTTAGCTGAATCTGATAGAAAATGCTTTGGTGTCGAGCTCCACTTGACCTCCGATTGTGATAGTAAAAAGAGGTTGGGTATGGGCAAAGTCCAAATCGTAGAGAACAGGGATGGTTTTGAGAATCGGGTGCTTGTCCAAAATGGCCAGCAAAATCTCCTCCGTCATCT is drawn from Streptococcus sp. 29892 and contains these coding sequences:
- a CDS encoding DUF1033 family protein; this encodes MYQVIKLYGDYEPWWFLDGWEEDIVSKDVFSRYEDAYTAFQKEWVRLSEKFPKKQSKNGTLVAFWDESDQHWCEECDEYLQRYHSLMLVEAKENLPAGFVKSQTPPRLRTCRLKQDKCMNHEEKD
- the rpoC gene encoding DNA-directed RNA polymerase subunit beta' yields the protein MVDVNRFKSMQITLASPSKVRSWSYGEVKKPETINYRTLKPERDGLFDEVIFGPTKDWECSCGKYKRIRYKGITCDRCGVEVTRAKVRRERMGHIELKAPISHIWYFKGIPSRMGLTLDMSPRALEEVIYFAAYVVIDPKDTDLVHKSIMTEREYRERLREHGYGSFVAKMGAEAIQDLLKQVDLPKEIAALKEELKTATGQKRIKAVRRLDVLDAFYKSGNKPEWMILNILPVIPPDLRPMVQLDGGRFAASDLNELYRRVINRNNRLARLLELNAPGIIVQNEKRMLQEAVDALIDNGRRGRPITGPGSRPLKSLSHMLKGKQGRFRQNLLGKRVDFSGRSVIAVGPTLKMYQCGVPREMAIELFKPFVMREIVAREIAGNVKAAKRLIERGDDRIWDILEEVIKEHPVLLNRAPTLHRLGIQAFEPVLIDGKALRLHPLVCEAYNADFDGDQMAIHVPLSEEAQAEARILMLAAEHILNPKDGKPVVTPSQDMVLGNYYLTMEDAGREGEGMVFKDADEAVMAYRNGYVHLHTRVGIATDSLHKPWKDNQKHKIMMTTVGKILFNAIMPEGLPYLQEPNNANLTEGTPDKYFLEPGSDIKAAIAELPINPPFKKKNLGNIIAEIFKRFRTTETSALLDRLKDLGYYHSTLAGLTVGIADIPVIDNKAEIIEESHERVEQIKKQFRRGMITDDERYAAVTDEWRSAKEKLEKRLVEKQDPKNPIVMMMDSGARGNISNFSQLAGMRGLMSAPNGRIMELPILSNFREGLSVLEMFFSTHGARKGMTDTALKTADSGYLTRRLVDVAQDVIIREDDCGTDRGLDIRSITDGKEMIEPLEERLQGRYTKKTVKHPETGAVIIGPNQLITEDIAREIVNAGVEQVTIRSVFTCNTRHGVCRHCYGINLATGDAVEVGEAVGTIAAQSIGEPGTQLTMRTFHTGGVASNSDITQGLPRVQEIFEARNPKGEAVITEIKGEVTAIEEDASTRTKKVFVKGKTGEGEYVVPFTARMKVEVGDQVARGAALTEGSIQPKRLLEVRDVLAVETYLLSEVQKVYRSQGVEIGDKHIEVMVRQMLRKVRVMDPGDTDLLMGTLMDITDFTDANAEVVIAGGIPATARPVLMGITKASLETNSFLSAASFQETTRVLTDAAIRGKRDNLLGLKENVIIGKIIPAGTGMARYRNLEPQAINEVEIIEDTVAEELAAEANLETVSE
- the rpoB gene encoding DNA-directed RNA polymerase subunit beta, whose amino-acid sequence is MAGHEVQYGKHRTRRSFSRIKEVLDLPNLIEIQTDSFKDFLDYGLKEVFEDVLPVSNFTETMELEFVGYELKQPKYTLEEARAHDANYSAPIYVTFRLVNKETGEIKTQEVFFGEFPIMTEMGTFIINGAERIIVSQLVRSPGVYFNDKVDKNGKVGYGSTVIPNRGAWLELETDSKDIAYTRIDRTRKIPFTTLVRALGFSGDDEIFDIFGDSELVRNTIEKDVHKNTADSRTDEALKEIYERLRPGEPKTAESSRSLLTARFFDPRRYDLAPVGRYKINKKLNLRTRLLNQTLAEHVINGETGEIVLEAGTVLSRDVLEKVEAQFDELNLVEYIPNDNAVLLEPVLLQKFKIVAPKDPDRVVTVIGNANPAENVRIVTPADILAEMSYFLNLAEGLGRVDDIDHLGNRRIRAVGELLANQVRIGLTRMERNLRERMSVQDNEVLTPQQIINIRPVTAAIKEFFGSSQLSQFMDQHNPLSELSHKRRLSALGPGGLTRDRAGYEVRDVHYTHYGRMCPIETPEGPNIGLINNLSSYGHLNKYGFIQTPYRKIDRATGTVTNEIVWLTADEEDAYIVAQSTSPLDENNRFVDKIVMGRHQGNNQEFPADSADFMDVSPKQVVAVATACIPFLENDDSNRALMGANMQRQAVPLIDPKAPYVGTGMEYQAAHDSGAAVIAQHDGKVVYADADKVEVRREDGSLDVYSIQKFRRSNSGTAYNQRTLVKLGDVVEKGDFIADGPSMERGEMALGQNPIVAYMTWEGYNFEDAVIMSERLVKDDVYTSVHLEEYESETRDTKLGPEEITREIPNVGEDALRNLDEMGIIRIGAEVKEGDILVGKVTPKGEKDLSAEERLLHAIFGDKSREVRDTSLRVPHGADGVVRDVKIFTRANGDELQSGVNMLVRVYIAQKRKIKVGDKMAGRHGNKGVVSRIVPVEDMPYLPDGTPVDIMLNPLGVPSRMNIGQVMELHLGMAARNLGIHIATPVFDGASSEDLWSTVKEAGMDSDAKTILYDGRTGEPFDNRVSVGVMYMIKLHHMVDDKLHARSVGPYSLVTQQPLGGKAQFGGQRFGEMEVWALEAYGASNVLQEILTYKSDDVTGRLKAYEAITKGKPIPKPGVPESFRVLVKELQSLGLDMRVLDEDNNEVELRDLDEGEDDDIIHVDDLEKARAKAAADAAAAFAAEEAEDKE
- the pbp1b gene encoding penicillin-binding protein PBP1B gives rise to the protein MTTKSDKQKHKDKSNALGLGDTLGVFLRTLKLLLNSIAVLLFLFVLFGAGIGVGFVASLFDKVEVPKTEELLTQVSEVSRISKVVYSDGSLVAEVNSDLLRVPVGAGDVSDYLKQAVIATEDETFESHNGVVPKAVLRAALGSVGFGSSSGGSTLTQQLIKQQLVGDAPTFTRKANEIISALALERNMTKEEILTIYLNVSPFGRNNQGRNIAGAEAAAQGIFGKPASELTVPQAAFIAGLPQSPIVYSPYASDGTRKSDEDMVYGIERYQDVLFNMYRASFLTKEEYETYKAYDIKQDFIAPAPVTADTKDYLYYEVMEEAQQVMFDYLVKRDKVSDNDLKNDATRSSYEELAKQELSQGGYTIKSTVDKGIYDTMQSVVANYGSVLDNGNVYVETGSVLIDNSTGAILGFVGGRDYATNQNNHAFDTLRSPASTIKPLLAYGIAIDQGLIGSASILSDYPTNFSSGQPIMYGTSRGSGMMNLQTAIDRSVNISAFWTYKMIQNAGVDAKAYMEKMNYHIPMYDIESVPLGGGVEISVLTNTNAYQTLANGGVYHKHYIVENITAADGTVVYQHEAAPVQVYSKATASIMNQLLRQVVNSGYTTTFKNRLSGLNPQAAASDFVGKTGTSNEVNDVWLMLSTPKVTLGTWAGNDDNSEMYVWTGYHNNSQYVAHMVNALYNVNADMFAGRFELDGSVIASNVVASTGQRAGATQVNGRQVMIGGATTTSYWAKNGAPVTSYNFMVGGTDSDRAQAWNSIFGSQTSSSNTSQGTSSSRSSSSSSSSVNTETSTETSTSSQDNND